The Mesobacillus jeotgali genome window below encodes:
- a CDS encoding aspartate kinase, translated as MGLIVQKFGGTSVGNVERIRNAASRTAEELQNGNNVVVVVSAMGKTTDHLVDMANDISSAPSKREMDMLLTTGEQITIALFSMALAQNGIEAVSYTGWQAGIKTEAVHGNARIVDIETDRIARDLEAGKVVIVAGFQGVTDDGEITTLGRGGSDTTAVALAAALKADKCDIYTDVTGVFTTDPRYVKSARKLLSVSYDEMLELANLGAGVLHPRAVEFAKNYGLPLEVRSSMEKERGTIIEEENEMEQNLIVRGVAFEDQITRVSVLGVSTSLKGLSTIFTTLAQNHINVDIIVQSRTEAGLANISFSIKSNDLSEALDVLERNKETLNYQAVESETGLAKVSIVGSGMVSNPGVAAKMFEVLEGNGIQVKMVSTSEIKVSTVVDEKQMVNAVESLHEAFELYSEAVKTN; from the coding sequence ATGGGATTGATTGTACAAAAATTCGGTGGAACATCGGTTGGCAATGTCGAAAGGATCAGGAACGCGGCAAGCAGGACAGCAGAAGAATTGCAGAATGGCAATAATGTGGTCGTAGTCGTATCAGCAATGGGCAAGACGACAGACCATCTTGTCGATATGGCGAATGATATCTCAAGCGCACCATCAAAAAGAGAGATGGATATGCTGCTGACAACAGGCGAGCAAATTACGATCGCACTATTTTCAATGGCATTGGCGCAGAATGGCATCGAGGCCGTTTCCTATACAGGCTGGCAGGCTGGAATCAAAACAGAAGCTGTCCACGGCAACGCCAGGATTGTCGATATCGAAACGGACAGGATTGCCAGGGATTTAGAGGCTGGCAAGGTAGTCATTGTCGCAGGATTCCAGGGTGTTACGGATGACGGTGAGATTACGACACTTGGCCGCGGCGGCTCAGATACAACGGCAGTTGCTTTAGCGGCGGCACTGAAAGCTGATAAATGCGATATCTACACAGATGTGACCGGTGTGTTCACGACTGATCCACGATATGTGAAAAGCGCAAGGAAGCTGCTGAGCGTTTCCTATGATGAAATGCTAGAGTTGGCCAATCTCGGGGCAGGCGTGCTCCATCCGCGTGCGGTGGAATTCGCGAAAAACTATGGATTGCCACTTGAAGTAAGATCCAGCATGGAAAAAGAAAGAGGCACGATCATCGAGGAGGAGAATGAAATGGAACAGAATCTAATCGTACGCGGAGTAGCGTTTGAAGACCAAATCACGAGAGTATCAGTCCTTGGAGTCAGCACTTCACTTAAAGGACTTTCAACCATATTCACAACACTTGCACAGAACCACATCAATGTCGACATCATCGTCCAAAGCCGTACAGAAGCAGGGTTAGCCAATATTTCGTTCTCCATTAAGAGCAATGACCTATCAGAGGCGCTTGACGTATTGGAACGCAATAAAGAAACATTGAACTACCAGGCGGTCGAATCCGAAACAGGCCTCGCAAAAGTGTCAATCGTCGGTTCAGGCATGGTCTCCAACCCTGGCGTGGCCGCAAAAATGTTCGAAGTCCTAGAAGGAAACGGCATCCAGGTGAAAATGGTAAGCACATCCGAAATCAAGGTTTCAACTGTTGTCGACGAAAAACAAATGGTAAACGCAGTAGAATCACTGCACGAAGCATTTGAGCTATACTCAGAAGCAGTTAAGACGAATTAA
- the trxA gene encoding thioredoxin codes for MAITHATDATFANETGSGLVLVDFWAPWCGPCKMIAPVLEELDSEMGDKVKIVKLDVDDNQQTAAQYGIMSIPTLLVLKDGQPVDKVVGFQPKEALAGRLQQHI; via the coding sequence ATGGCTATTACACATGCTACTGACGCAACTTTTGCTAACGAAACAGGATCAGGCCTAGTGCTTGTTGACTTTTGGGCACCTTGGTGCGGCCCATGTAAAATGATCGCTCCTGTACTTGAAGAACTAGATTCAGAAATGGGCGACAAAGTAAAAATCGTAAAGCTTGATGTTGATGACAATCAGCAAACAGCAGCTCAATATGGCATCATGAGCATCCCGACATTGCTTGTCCTTAAAGATGGCCAACCGGTTGATAAAGTAGTCGGTTTCCAGCCTAAAGAAGCACTTGCAGGACGTCTTCAGCAACACATCTAA
- a CDS encoding YslB family protein, whose translation MSEITTSEQKTESDPLAVPAFGYELIREVLLPELLGKDTAEILYWAGKRLARKYPLSTLDETIRFFRDAGWGTLSIKEESRREMVLELSSELISSRLKNNPNTTFQLEAGFIAQQMEHQKKVTTEAFEHPNKKSAKIMFTIKWDKSDPVCEF comes from the coding sequence ATGAGTGAAATAACTACTTCTGAACAAAAAACCGAGAGCGATCCACTGGCTGTCCCTGCGTTTGGATATGAATTGATCAGGGAAGTCCTCCTGCCGGAATTGCTTGGCAAAGACACAGCAGAAATCCTTTATTGGGCTGGAAAACGCCTCGCCCGAAAATATCCATTATCAACCCTAGACGAAACCATCCGCTTTTTCCGGGATGCAGGCTGGGGCACACTATCCATCAAAGAAGAATCCCGAAGAGAAATGGTGCTTGAACTTAGCAGCGAGCTCATTTCCTCCCGACTGAAAAACAACCCAAACACCACATTCCAGCTAGAAGCAGGTTTCATAGCCCAGCAAATGGAACACCAGAAAAAAGTAACAACCGAAGCCTTCGAACACCCCAATAAAAAATCAGCGAAAATTATGTTCACGATCAAATGGGATAAGAGTGATCCTGTATGCGAGTTTTGA
- a CDS encoding FTR1 family protein yields the protein MEVQALLITFREVLEALLIIGIITTYLKRTGNPKYTKYVWLGAALAILASIGVAILFQVVFTGFAAMGSEIYLKIGIMIVSTVLLTQMVFWMASHSKDLKGNMEGKMNKFISTGNIVGMVIHSFLVVLREGIETVFFFAAITGGNIGAAMQGWGAITGTLIAFAVSYMFFKGTMKVKLKTFFQITGAFIILISAGLLVQAISMMQDVNIIGSVMYHVYDITWLLPEHPIDYAHYLRDTGVAPLISGDVGIFLKALFGYSSMPSIEEVIAYIGYFAAIFLLTSSRSSKKEKAVEKKAAENKKVVLNPQVK from the coding sequence ATGGAAGTTCAAGCTTTACTGATCACATTTCGTGAAGTATTGGAAGCGCTATTAATCATTGGAATCATCACAACATACTTAAAGAGGACAGGTAATCCCAAGTATACGAAGTATGTATGGCTAGGGGCAGCACTTGCAATCCTTGCAAGCATCGGGGTAGCGATCCTGTTCCAGGTAGTATTCACCGGATTTGCAGCGATGGGCAGTGAGATTTACCTGAAAATAGGGATCATGATTGTGTCGACCGTCCTCTTGACCCAGATGGTATTCTGGATGGCAAGCCACAGTAAAGATCTTAAAGGCAATATGGAAGGCAAAATGAACAAGTTCATTTCTACTGGTAACATTGTCGGCATGGTCATCCATTCATTCCTTGTCGTCTTGCGTGAAGGTATCGAGACTGTATTCTTCTTTGCAGCAATCACTGGAGGTAACATCGGTGCTGCCATGCAGGGATGGGGAGCAATCACGGGAACACTGATTGCGTTCGCCGTTTCATACATGTTCTTCAAAGGAACGATGAAGGTTAAGCTTAAGACCTTCTTCCAGATCACTGGCGCATTCATCATCCTGATTTCTGCCGGGTTGCTTGTTCAGGCGATCTCAATGATGCAGGATGTCAACATCATAGGCAGCGTAATGTACCATGTGTACGATATTACATGGCTATTGCCTGAACACCCGATCGATTATGCACATTATCTGCGTGATACTGGCGTCGCACCGCTTATCTCAGGCGATGTGGGCATATTCCTGAAGGCGCTGTTCGGATACTCATCAATGCCTTCAATTGAAGAAGTCATTGCTTATATCGGATACTTTGCTGCAATCTTCCTGCTGACTTCATCACGCAGCTCTAAGAAAGAAAAGGCTGTTGAAAAGAAGGCTGCTGAGAATAAGAAAGTAGTTTTGAATCCACAAGTTAAATAG
- a CDS encoding lysylphosphatidylglycerol synthase transmembrane domain-containing protein, whose translation MKTSFKKLISILLIIAFLIMTFYFLDAGMIMGQINAILTKPGILLFIFTSYFFAFFTRGVAWKLYLNNRVKLSTCMYGLFYSLLLNHLLPVKAGDFARIGVMKAREPDITGQEAFNSVIVLRVMDTVILFGMASAGLAFLKLPVNGKLLLWIGAIGFVVTVLLYYRFQAFFKRQLIIMKNAFTGWRGIWIIGLTLISWILEAAVIYGVVLNGGSIISFVQAIWVNSITVAGQIFQITPGGIASYEAIMVFALGANGMAAENAYSAAVITHGLKYLFSFIVGGIALAAYPVPAHLLKKWTRERGNES comes from the coding sequence ATGAAGACTTCCTTTAAGAAATTGATCTCCATACTGCTGATCATCGCATTTCTGATTATGACGTTTTACTTTCTTGATGCGGGCATGATCATGGGACAAATAAATGCCATTTTAACCAAACCTGGGATCCTGCTGTTCATTTTCACCAGTTATTTCTTCGCTTTTTTTACAAGAGGGGTTGCATGGAAGCTTTATTTGAATAATAGAGTAAAGCTTTCAACCTGCATGTACGGTTTGTTTTACAGCTTATTGCTGAATCACCTCCTCCCTGTCAAAGCGGGAGATTTTGCACGGATAGGGGTCATGAAAGCAAGGGAGCCTGACATTACCGGACAAGAAGCGTTTAATTCTGTGATTGTCCTCCGGGTAATGGATACGGTCATTTTATTCGGAATGGCTTCAGCAGGTTTGGCTTTTCTTAAGCTGCCTGTGAATGGAAAGCTGCTGTTATGGATCGGAGCAATTGGCTTTGTTGTCACAGTCCTTCTTTACTATAGATTCCAAGCTTTCTTTAAGAGGCAATTAATCATCATGAAAAATGCTTTCACAGGCTGGCGTGGAATCTGGATCATTGGATTGACCCTGATAAGCTGGATCCTGGAAGCTGCAGTGATTTATGGTGTCGTACTGAATGGGGGCAGCATCATCAGCTTTGTACAGGCAATTTGGGTAAACAGCATTACCGTTGCCGGGCAGATTTTCCAAATCACCCCCGGAGGGATTGCCAGCTATGAGGCCATTATGGTTTTTGCGTTAGGAGCAAATGGAATGGCTGCAGAGAATGCCTATTCAGCAGCGGTCATCACACATGGGTTGAAATATTTATTTTCTTTCATAGTCGGAGGGATTGCATTGGCAGCTTACCCTGTACCGGCGCATTTATTGAAAAAATGGACTAGAGAAAGGGGCAACGAATCATGA
- the uvrC gene encoding excinuclease ABC subunit UvrC encodes MNEQIRNKLALLPAQPGCYLMKDRQGTIIYVGKAKVLKNRVRSYFTGSHDGKTLRLVNEIEDFEYIVTSSDMEALLLEINLIKKHDPKYNIMLKDDKSYPFIKLTAERHPKLIITRKVKKDSGKYFGPYPNVQAANETKKLLDRIYPLRKCSTLPDRVCLYYHMGQCLAPCVKDISKDEYKQITDEITKFLNGGYKDIKEDLTAKMAAAAEELDFERAKEFRDKIAHIEATMEKQKMTTTDFTDRDVFGYAFDKGWMCVQVFFIRQGKLIEREVSMFPIHNEPEEDILTYLGQFYSKNEHFKPKEVLVPEGVDLELAEGLLEVKVLKPQRGKKKELVHLASKNAGIALKEKFSLIERDEERTIKAVENLGQQMGIYTPHRIESFDNSNIQGTDPVSAMIVFIDGKPEKREYRKYKIKSVKGPDDYESMREVVRRRYTRVLREGLPLPDLIIIDGGKGHIESARDVLENELGLDIPIAGLAKDDKHRTSQLLYGNPLQVIELPRNSQEFYLLQRIQDEVHRFAITFHRQLRGKSAFQSLLDDIPGIGEKRKKALLKHFGSVKKMREASVEELNAAGLPANVAEELFQKLQN; translated from the coding sequence ATGAATGAACAGATCAGGAATAAGCTTGCCCTTCTCCCTGCTCAGCCTGGTTGTTATTTAATGAAGGACAGGCAGGGGACCATCATTTACGTTGGGAAAGCCAAAGTTTTGAAGAACAGGGTGCGCTCTTATTTTACAGGATCGCATGACGGCAAAACGCTACGACTCGTCAACGAAATCGAGGATTTTGAGTATATCGTCACGTCCTCCGATATGGAAGCTTTGCTGCTGGAGATCAATCTAATCAAAAAGCATGACCCGAAATACAATATCATGCTCAAGGATGATAAATCATATCCGTTCATCAAGCTGACTGCTGAACGGCATCCAAAGCTGATCATTACCAGGAAGGTCAAGAAGGACAGCGGCAAATACTTTGGGCCATATCCGAATGTCCAGGCGGCGAACGAGACGAAGAAGCTGCTAGACAGAATTTATCCACTTCGGAAATGCTCGACACTCCCAGACCGCGTCTGCCTCTATTATCATATGGGGCAATGTCTTGCGCCTTGTGTCAAGGACATCAGCAAAGATGAGTATAAGCAGATCACTGATGAGATCACGAAGTTCCTGAATGGCGGCTACAAGGATATCAAGGAAGATTTGACGGCTAAAATGGCTGCCGCTGCTGAAGAGCTGGATTTTGAACGAGCGAAGGAATTTCGGGATAAAATCGCCCATATCGAGGCAACGATGGAAAAGCAAAAGATGACGACGACAGATTTTACAGATAGAGATGTGTTTGGCTATGCTTTCGACAAAGGCTGGATGTGTGTACAGGTCTTTTTCATCCGGCAGGGAAAATTGATTGAACGAGAAGTTTCCATGTTCCCGATCCACAATGAACCTGAAGAAGATATCCTCACATATCTGGGGCAGTTTTATTCGAAAAACGAGCATTTCAAACCGAAGGAAGTTTTGGTGCCTGAGGGCGTGGATCTTGAACTGGCAGAAGGTCTGCTTGAAGTAAAGGTTCTAAAACCGCAGCGCGGAAAGAAGAAGGAGCTTGTCCACCTGGCATCCAAGAATGCAGGGATCGCCCTGAAAGAAAAGTTCTCGCTGATCGAGCGCGATGAGGAACGGACCATCAAGGCTGTTGAAAATCTTGGCCAGCAAATGGGCATTTACACTCCTCATCGGATCGAGTCTTTCGATAACTCCAACATTCAGGGAACAGATCCGGTATCGGCGATGATTGTTTTTATCGACGGTAAGCCGGAAAAAAGAGAATATCGCAAATATAAGATTAAATCGGTCAAGGGCCCGGATGACTATGAATCAATGAGGGAAGTCGTAAGGCGCCGGTATACCCGTGTCTTGAGAGAGGGACTGCCACTGCCGGATTTGATCATCATTGATGGCGGAAAAGGACATATCGAATCCGCACGGGATGTACTTGAAAATGAACTGGGACTTGATATTCCGATCGCCGGACTGGCCAAGGATGACAAGCACAGGACCTCCCAGCTGCTCTATGGCAATCCGCTGCAGGTGATCGAACTGCCGCGTAACAGCCAGGAGTTTTACCTGCTGCAGAGAATCCAGGACGAAGTCCACCGGTTCGCGATTACCTTCCACCGCCAGCTTAGAGGCAAAAGTGCCTTTCAGTCATTACTCGATGATATTCCAGGCATTGGCGAAAAGCGCAAGAAGGCCTTGTTGAAGCATTTCGGCTCGGTGAAAAAAATGAGGGAAGCCTCTGTGGAAGAGTTGAACGCAGCCGGTCTGCCGGCAAATGTCGCAGAGGAACTCTTTCAGAAATTACAGAATTAA
- a CDS encoding electron transfer flavoprotein subunit beta/FixA family protein, giving the protein MNIYVLMKRTFDTEEKITIANGKINEDGAEFIINPYDEYAIEEAIQVRDAHGGEVTVVSVGNEETEKQLRTALAMGADKAVLINIEDDVEDGDQFTTAKILAEYLKDKEADLILGGNVAIDGGSGQVGPRVAEQLGMPYVTTITKLEINGTTATITRDVEGDSEVIETSLPVLVTAQQGLNEPRYPSLPGIMKAKKKPLDELELDDLDLDEDDVEAKTKTIEIYLPPQKEAGKVLQGELADQVKELVNLLHTEAKVV; this is encoded by the coding sequence ATGAATATCTACGTTCTAATGAAAAGGACATTCGATACAGAAGAAAAAATCACGATCGCAAACGGCAAGATCAATGAAGATGGCGCTGAGTTCATCATCAATCCTTATGATGAGTATGCGATTGAGGAAGCAATCCAGGTAAGGGATGCTCACGGCGGCGAAGTTACTGTCGTTTCTGTAGGCAATGAAGAAACAGAGAAGCAGCTGCGAACAGCGTTAGCTATGGGAGCGGACAAAGCAGTATTGATCAATATCGAGGATGACGTTGAAGATGGTGACCAGTTCACAACTGCAAAAATCCTTGCTGAATACCTAAAGGATAAAGAAGCAGACTTGATCCTTGGCGGAAATGTCGCAATCGATGGCGGATCAGGCCAGGTAGGACCGCGTGTTGCTGAACAGCTTGGAATGCCTTATGTAACAACGATCACAAAACTAGAAATCAATGGAACTACTGCTACTATCACCAGAGACGTAGAAGGGGATTCAGAAGTCATTGAGACAAGCCTTCCTGTTCTTGTAACTGCACAACAGGGGCTGAATGAGCCTCGCTATCCATCTCTTCCAGGAATCATGAAAGCAAAGAAAAAGCCGCTTGATGAGCTTGAACTTGATGATCTTGATCTGGATGAGGACGATGTAGAAGCTAAGACAAAGACAATCGAAATTTATCTTCCTCCGCAAAAAGAGGCAGGAAAGGTCCTTCAAGGCGAACTTGCTGACCAGGTTAAGGAACTTGTCAACCTGCTTCACACTGAAGCGAAAGTCGTTTAA
- a CDS encoding electron transfer flavoprotein subunit alpha/FixB family protein has product MARKVLVLGEARDGQLRNVSFEAIAAAKTVAEGGEVVGVLIGESVSSLGNDLYQYGADKVVAVEDAKLAQYTPDGFSQALMAVIEQENPEGIIFGHTSLGKDLAPKIASKLGSGLISDAVAVEEAGGNLVFTRPIYSGKAFEKKIVTDGLVFATIRPNNIAPLEKDAGKSGEVSTVSVEIKDLRTIIKDVVRKATEGVDLSEAKVVVAGGRGVKSEEGFEPLKELADVLGGAVGASRGACDADYCDYSLQIGQTGKVVTPDLYIAAGISGAIQHLAGMSNSKVIVAINKDPEANIFKVADYGIVGDLFEVIPMLTEEFKKLKVNA; this is encoded by the coding sequence ATGGCGAGAAAAGTATTAGTATTGGGAGAAGCACGTGACGGACAACTTAGAAACGTTTCCTTCGAAGCAATCGCAGCTGCAAAAACAGTAGCTGAGGGCGGAGAAGTAGTTGGAGTATTGATCGGAGAGTCTGTAAGTTCATTAGGTAACGATCTATACCAGTATGGTGCTGACAAAGTAGTGGCAGTAGAAGATGCCAAGCTTGCACAATATACACCAGATGGTTTTTCACAAGCATTAATGGCTGTGATTGAACAGGAAAACCCGGAAGGTATCATTTTTGGCCATACATCACTTGGAAAAGACCTTGCACCTAAAATCGCAAGCAAATTGGGTTCCGGCCTGATTTCGGATGCGGTAGCGGTTGAAGAAGCAGGCGGCAACCTTGTTTTCACTCGTCCAATCTATTCTGGTAAAGCTTTTGAAAAGAAGATTGTTACTGATGGACTAGTGTTTGCGACAATCCGTCCAAACAACATCGCTCCATTGGAAAAAGATGCAGGTAAATCCGGAGAGGTTTCAACAGTCTCTGTAGAAATCAAAGACTTGAGAACGATCATTAAAGATGTTGTCCGCAAAGCGACTGAAGGTGTAGATCTTTCAGAAGCAAAAGTTGTCGTAGCAGGCGGCCGCGGTGTGAAGAGCGAAGAAGGCTTCGAGCCGCTGAAGGAACTCGCTGACGTTCTTGGCGGAGCTGTAGGAGCTTCACGTGGTGCATGTGATGCTGACTACTGTGATTATTCTCTGCAAATCGGACAGACGGGTAAAGTCGTAACTCCAGACTTATATATCGCTGCGGGTATCTCAGGAGCAATCCAGCACCTTGCCGGAATGTCCAACTCCAAGGTCATTGTCGCAATCAACAAAGATCCTGAAGCAAATATTTTCAAAGTTGCAGACTACGGTATCGTAGGAGACTTATTCGAAGTCATTCCAATGCTTACTGAAGAATTCAAAAAACTTAAAGTGAATGCATAA
- a CDS encoding glycosyltransferase family 2 protein — protein sequence MQVSKVIVFLPAFNEEESIAEVIENIPRSFAGADKVEVLIIDDGSTDGTVAEAKKAGADHIISFEENRGLGAAVRKGIEECYLMGADVGVMIDADGEYPAWQIPDIVKPILNGEADYTMGSRFMGSIKGMKFHRRMGNYFFTFLQTFLLRKWLYDGQSGMRAFSRNVLQHAEIIHDYNYAQVLTLNLVRKGFRVLEVPIQYRVRTTGTSFISFKKYMTNVVPAVYREMARPVSKVAGEKKSQLRSSENSDNKVTVIKYD from the coding sequence ATGCAAGTGAGTAAAGTTATCGTATTTTTGCCAGCTTTCAACGAAGAAGAATCCATTGCGGAAGTAATTGAAAATATCCCGCGCAGTTTCGCAGGAGCGGACAAAGTGGAGGTTTTGATCATAGATGATGGTTCGACGGACGGTACTGTAGCGGAAGCGAAAAAAGCTGGCGCCGACCATATAATAAGCTTTGAAGAAAACCGCGGCCTGGGCGCCGCGGTCCGTAAAGGGATAGAAGAATGTTACCTCATGGGGGCTGATGTCGGGGTGATGATCGATGCAGATGGAGAGTACCCGGCATGGCAGATTCCTGACATAGTCAAACCCATCCTTAATGGGGAAGCAGATTATACGATGGGTTCCCGATTTATGGGCAGTATAAAAGGGATGAAATTTCACCGCAGGATGGGGAACTATTTTTTCACCTTCCTGCAAACATTCTTGTTGAGGAAGTGGCTGTATGATGGCCAATCCGGGATGAGGGCGTTTTCGCGAAATGTGCTACAGCATGCCGAAATCATCCATGATTACAATTACGCTCAAGTGTTGACGCTGAACCTTGTCAGAAAGGGATTCAGGGTTCTGGAAGTACCAATACAATACAGAGTAAGGACAACTGGGACATCGTTTATCTCATTCAAAAAATATATGACGAATGTCGTGCCCGCCGTGTATCGGGAAATGGCCAGGCCGGTTTCAAAAGTTGCTGGAGAAAAGAAATCTCAACTTAGAAGCAGTGAAAATAGTGACAATAAAGTGACGGTTATCAAATATGATTGA
- a CDS encoding NAD-dependent epimerase/dehydratase family protein, giving the protein MKILITGGAGFIGSHFAVKMLKEQHEIAIIDNLHPYYSVDRKKQHLEVIKEAGDFQFYQTNLLDRDETINIIKEISPEAIVHLAALPGVAYSILRPLEYIDYDVKATVNVLEGAGMAGVKQVIFASSSSVYGMMKNVPFREEMAAGKPISPYAASKYAAESFCHVYGHLYGMNVKILRFFTVYGPWGRPDMAIANFIKKLKNNEEITIFGQGGSRDYTYVGDIVNGMGLALKNLKQSAIINIGSGRPISMDQLLDELRVYYPDMKIRTEKNRAGDVDRTWADISLARELLDYEPEVDFSKGIAETVAWAEQHEDFL; this is encoded by the coding sequence TTGAAGATATTAATTACAGGCGGAGCAGGTTTCATCGGCAGCCATTTTGCTGTCAAAATGCTCAAGGAGCAGCATGAAATAGCAATCATCGATAACTTGCATCCCTACTATTCTGTCGATAGAAAAAAACAGCATCTAGAGGTCATTAAAGAAGCTGGCGATTTTCAGTTTTATCAAACGAATCTCCTTGATCGTGATGAAACGATCAACATCATCAAAGAAATTTCACCGGAAGCCATTGTGCATCTGGCAGCATTGCCGGGAGTCGCCTATTCAATTCTTCGTCCACTGGAATACATAGATTATGATGTGAAGGCTACTGTTAACGTACTTGAAGGTGCCGGGATGGCTGGGGTGAAGCAGGTCATTTTTGCTTCTTCATCCTCTGTGTATGGAATGATGAAGAATGTACCGTTCAGGGAAGAGATGGCCGCAGGCAAACCTATCTCACCTTACGCAGCTTCAAAATACGCCGCTGAATCCTTTTGCCATGTGTATGGCCATCTTTATGGGATGAATGTTAAGATCCTCAGATTTTTTACGGTATACGGTCCATGGGGAAGGCCGGATATGGCAATCGCCAACTTCATTAAGAAATTGAAAAACAATGAAGAGATTACGATTTTTGGCCAGGGCGGTTCACGTGATTATACATATGTAGGTGACATTGTGAACGGAATGGGCCTTGCTCTGAAAAATTTGAAGCAGAGCGCCATTATCAATATTGGATCAGGCAGGCCAATTTCAATGGACCAGCTTCTGGACGAGCTTAGGGTTTACTATCCTGATATGAAGATCAGAACTGAAAAAAATCGTGCCGGAGACGTGGATAGGACCTGGGCTGATATTTCCCTGGCGCGTGAATTGCTTGATTATGAACCAGAGGTGGACTTTAGCAAAGGAATTGCAGAAACTGTGGCATGGGCAGAGCAACATGAAGACTTCCTTTAA
- a CDS encoding alkaline phosphatase family protein, protein MKSASKFEKFAARSWNLLNEGKPFTPIFTVGTMVLFHLGEFGSPESLVEFLLAFLTVLPLFIIYFIYDFPLFLRNYLWIPFIVFVIIWPGLNVHLLLFAAGLYFFFTVFFWGTLYYHLRIGTSWLNFTRFWKLVLKNSDSTSGNAQEQLPKVFLLLSIWEMSFRTLTADANVPFFDIAIFYGFVLLFAFILHRYLFDWKPKGYESYTKDVGPEVPENGLSDKVIVIVIDGMRKERFYEANTPFLDQLKENGTEYLNMETVYPARTVVCFSSMFTGTYPFEHGIKSNMVYRLGVNTETIFDSLRKVGKRGRLLGIAHLVDAMGSDVETVTAVMHKDKADTNMLARARKIMDEQDPDLFIVQMIGTDQVGHSRGVLYDDYIEKIEEADALIKEFVQWLEAEGKMENTTLVVCADHGQADGIGGHGHLDEGERFVPFFMHGPHIAKGNKVQEKHSLVSLAPTISYLMGAPYPASSRGKVLMDAIKAEKDENASE, encoded by the coding sequence ATGAAAAGTGCTTCAAAGTTTGAGAAATTCGCGGCCCGAAGCTGGAATTTGCTAAATGAGGGGAAGCCTTTTACGCCAATTTTCACAGTTGGCACAATGGTATTATTTCATCTTGGGGAGTTTGGGAGTCCTGAAAGTTTGGTGGAGTTTTTACTAGCCTTCCTTACTGTACTTCCACTATTCATTATCTATTTTATTTATGATTTTCCACTTTTTTTGAGAAACTATTTGTGGATACCATTCATCGTTTTTGTGATTATCTGGCCAGGACTCAATGTTCATTTGCTGCTTTTCGCGGCTGGACTGTACTTTTTCTTTACTGTATTTTTCTGGGGAACGCTTTACTATCACTTAAGGATCGGTACGTCATGGCTTAACTTCACAAGATTTTGGAAGCTTGTTCTGAAGAATAGTGACTCCACCAGCGGGAATGCCCAGGAACAGCTCCCGAAGGTATTCCTGCTGCTCTCTATTTGGGAAATGTCGTTCAGAACTCTAACCGCCGATGCAAATGTGCCGTTCTTTGATATTGCAATATTTTACGGCTTTGTTCTTCTTTTTGCCTTTATCCTGCACCGATATTTATTCGACTGGAAGCCAAAGGGATATGAAAGCTATACGAAGGACGTTGGACCTGAAGTGCCAGAAAATGGCCTGTCGGATAAGGTCATTGTCATCGTGATTGATGGAATGCGCAAGGAACGCTTTTATGAAGCAAATACACCGTTTCTCGATCAGTTAAAAGAAAATGGTACTGAGTATTTGAATATGGAAACTGTATACCCTGCTAGGACTGTTGTTTGCTTTAGTTCGATGTTCACTGGAACCTATCCGTTTGAACATGGCATTAAATCGAATATGGTCTACAGGCTGGGAGTTAATACAGAAACAATATTTGACTCGCTTCGCAAGGTGGGCAAAAGAGGGCGGCTCCTTGGCATTGCTCACCTCGTTGATGCGATGGGCAGTGATGTCGAGACCGTGACTGCTGTCATGCATAAGGATAAAGCGGACACAAACATGCTTGCGCGGGCAAGAAAGATCATGGATGAACAGGATCCAGATTTATTTATCGTCCAGATGATCGGTACGGATCAGGTTGGCCACAGCCGCGGCGTTCTTTATGATGATTATATTGAAAAAATCGAAGAGGCTGATGCGCTGATCAAGGAGTTTGTTCAATGGCTGGAAGCAGAAGGGAAGATGGAGAACACGACACTTGTTGTCTGTGCGGACCACGGCCAGGCTGATGGCATCGGCGGTCACGGACACCTGGATGAAGGAGAAAGGTTTGTTCCATTTTTCATGCATGGACCGCATATTGCCAAAGGAAATAAGGTGCAGGAAAAGCACAGCCTGGTTTCACTGGCACCAACGATTTCCTACTTGATGGGTGCACCTTATCCAGCCAGCAGCAGGGGAAAGGTTTTAATGGATGCAATAAAAGCAGAGAAGGATGAGAATGCAAGTGAGTAA